In Gadus chalcogrammus isolate NIFS_2021 chromosome 11, NIFS_Gcha_1.0, whole genome shotgun sequence, a single window of DNA contains:
- the LOC130392393 gene encoding embigin-like, translating into MLHSGVKLCARLLLLSLSWGGTHSTGGPGSTLPPVVSGPPLSSDVRSVVFKGESQVEEVQVVRPLTLALECTWTGSQDRPHNISGFWRKDGSELADSRRPVLLENQQYNLRRTFSITDEEGLGNYSCVFDNQAEVDFILAAPRVGEVRDKPIVSYVGDSVVLQCKMEDTKPQPNSWTWYRANGTDKELLDPEPDSPQYQIHNQEGKTKLTVRNLTEADSGAYYCGAVYDISVTLSRVDLRVITFLEPLKPFLVIVGEVLVLVSLILLYERTKAHGPQPDNTLSDDQAHKLTSDDAGGEVTDSSTRQRKV; encoded by the exons ATGCTGCACTCCGGGGTGAAGCTCTGTGctcggctgctgctgctgtccctcTCCTGGGGGGGCACCCATTCAA CAGGGGGACCCGGCTCCACCCTGCCCCCGGTGGTCTCCGGACCCCCGCTCAGCTCAGACGTGAGGAGTGTGGTGTTCAAAG GGGAgagccaggtggaggaggtccaGGTGGTGCGGCCCCTGACGCTGGCCCTGGAGTGCACCTGGACCGGCAGCCAGGACCGACCGCACAACATCTCCGGCTTCTGGAGGAAGGACGGGTCTGAGCTGGCGGACAGCCGGCGCCCCGTGCTGCTGGAGAACCAGCAGTATAACCTCAGACGGAc GTTCAGCATCACTGATGAAGAGGGCTTGGGTAATTACTCCTGTGTCTTCGACAATCAAGCGGAAGTAGACTTCATTTTGGCAG CGCCGCGGGTCGGGGAGGTGAGAGATAAGCCCATCGTCAGCTACGTGGGCGACTCTGTGGTCCTCCAATGCAAGATGGAAGACACCAAGCCCCAACCCAACTCCTGGACCTGGTACCGGGCCAACGGAACCGACAAG GAGCTCCTAGACCCTGAGCCGGACTCCCCCCAGTACCAGATCCACAACCAGGAGGGGAAGACCAAGCTGACGGTGCGGAACCTGACGGAGGCGGACTCCGGGGCCTACTACTGCGGGGCGGTGTACGACATCAGCGTGACCCTGAGCCGCGTGGACCTCCGGGTCATCACCTTCCTGGAGCCGCTGAAGCCCTTCCTGGTGATCGTGGGCGAGGTGCTGGTCCTGGTCTCCCTCATCCTGCTGTACGAGAGGACCAAGGCCCACGGGCCGCAACCCG ATAATACATTGAGTGATGACCAAGCTCATAAACT GACCTCCGACGACGCCGGTGGAGAGGTCACGGATTCTTCCACCAGGCAGCGGAAGGTCTGA